A region from the Benincasa hispida cultivar B227 chromosome 10, ASM972705v1, whole genome shotgun sequence genome encodes:
- the LOC120089428 gene encoding 50S ribosomal protein L4, chloroplastic has translation MATSTSPSSLSFFTSSVFLSSPNHQNSKLFCNWKPNSLKPQTKPLSISSELATLPVLSFTGEKVGETYLDLKSAPQETARAVVHRAIITDQQNKRRGTASTLTRAEVSGGGRKPYQQKKTGKARRGSMRTPLRPGGGVVFGPKPRDWSIKINRKEKRLAISTAVASAAVNTIVVEDFGDKFEKPKTKEFIAALKRWGIDPKEKSLFLMTEVSDNVRLSSRNIGTLKLLTPRTLNLFDILDSDKLVLTPAAVEYLNERYGINYEEAEEEEGGADEEGPEAGEDSDAAE, from the exons ATGGCGACCTCCACCTCCCCATCGTCGCTCTCTTTCTTCACTTCATCGGTCTTCCTTTCTTCCCCCAACCACCAAAATTCCAAGCTCTTCTGCAATTGGAAACCTAACTCCCTTAAACCCCAAACCAAACCCTTATCAATCTCCTCCGAGCTCGCTACTCTTCCAGTCCTCTCCTTCACCGGAGAAAAAGTCGGCGAAACCTACCTCGACCTCAAATCCGCTCCACAAGAAACGGCCCGCGCCGTCGTTCACCGTGCCATTATCACCGATCAACAGAACAAGCGCCGTGGGACGGCCTCGACTCTCACCAGGGCTGAGGTTAGTGGAGGCGGCAGAAAACCCTACCAGCAGAAGAAAACCGGGAAGGCTCGTCGCGGTTCGATGCGTACTCCTCTCCGACCAGGCGGAGGAGTGGTCTTCGGGCCGAAACCTAGAGATTGGTCAATTAAGATCAACAGAAAGGAGAAGAGACTGGCAATATCGACGGCGGTGGCTAGTGCGGCGGTTAATACGATAGTGGTGGAGGATTTTGGGGACAAGTTCGAGAAGCCGAAAACTAAAGAGTTCATTGCTGCGTTGAAGAGATGGGGAATCGATCCAAAGGAGAAATCATTGTTCTTAATGACGGAGGTTTCTGATAATGTGCGACTATCTAGCCGTAATATCGGAACGTTGAAGTTGTTGACGCCGAGGACGCTGAATTTGTTTGATATTTTGGATTCCGATAAGTTGGTTTTGACGCCGGCGGCGGTAGAATATCTGAATGAGAGATATGGAATTAATTACGaagaagcagaagaagaagagggtGGAGCAGACGAAGAAG GGCCGGAGGCGGGCGAGGATTCGGATGCAGCAGAATGA